From the genome of Epinephelus lanceolatus isolate andai-2023 chromosome 23, ASM4190304v1, whole genome shotgun sequence, one region includes:
- the atp5f1c gene encoding ATP synthase F(1) complex subunit gamma, mitochondrial isoform X2 — MFARTSALVFSPQCGQVRNMATLKDITIRLKSIKNIQKITKSMKMVAAAKYARAERSLKPARVYGSGALALYEKADIKAPEDKAVKHLIVGVTSDRGLCGAIHSGIAKAIKNEINILTSAGKEVMVVNVGDKLRGLLHRTHGKHIIFNCKEVGRKPPSFGDASIVATELLNSGYEFDQGAVFFNRFRSVISYKTEQKPLFSTETVANAENLSIYDDIDADVLRNYQEFALVNVIYLALKEGSTAEQSARMTAMDSASKNASEMIDKLTLTFNRTRQAVITKELIEIISGAAAL; from the exons TGGGCAGGTCAGGAACATGGCTACCCTGAAGGACA TCACCATTCGGTTGAAGTCCATCAAGAATATCCAGAAAATCACCAAGTCCATGAAGATGGTGGCCGCTGCCAAGTATGCTCGTGCTGAGAGGAGCCTGAAACCTGCCAGAGTGTACGGCTCTGGTGCTCTGG CCCTGTACGAGAAGGCCGACATCAAAGCGCCGGAGGACAAGGCGGTCAAGCACTTGATCGTCGGTGTGACTTCTGACCGTGGGCTCTGTGGTGCCATCCACTCTGGTATAGCCAAGGCCATCAAGAACGAGATCAATATCCTGACCAGCGCTGGCAAGGAGGTCATGGTGGTCAATGTGGGAGACAAGCTGAGAGGCCTGCTGCACAG AACTCATGGGAAGCACATCATCTTCAACTGTAAGGAAGTCGGCCGTAAGCCCCCCAGCTTCGGCGATGCCTCCATTGTCGCCACCGAGCTGCTCAACTCTGGATATGAATTTGACCAGGGTGCTGTGTTCTTCAACAGATTCAG GTCTGTCATCTCCTACAAGACCGAACAGAAGcctttgttttccacagagacaGTTGCTAACGCAG AAAACCTGAGCATCTATGATGACATTGATGCTGACGTGCTGAGGAACTACCAGGAGTTCGCTCTGGTCAATGTCATCTACCTGGCCCTGAAGGAGGGCTCCACTGCTGAGCAGAGTGCCAGGATGACCGCTATGGACAGCGCCAGCAAGAACGCCT CTGAGATGATTGACAAGCTGACCCTCACCTTCAACCGTACCAGACAGGCTGTCATCACCAAGGAGCTCATTGAGAtcatctctggagctgctgctct aTAA
- the atp5f1c gene encoding ATP synthase F(1) complex subunit gamma, mitochondrial isoform X1 → MFARTSALVFSPQCGQVRNMATLKDITIRLKSIKNIQKITKSMKMVAAAKYARAERSLKPARVYGSGALALYEKADIKAPEDKAVKHLIVGVTSDRGLCGAIHSGIAKAIKNEINILTSAGKEVMVVNVGDKLRGLLHRTHGKHIIFNCKEVGRKPPSFGDASIVATELLNSGYEFDQGAVFFNRFRSVISYKTEQKPLFSTETVANAENLSIYDDIDADVLRNYQEFALVNVIYLALKEGSTAEQSARMTAMDSASKNASEMIDKLTLTFNRTRQAVITKELIEIISGAAALN, encoded by the exons TGGGCAGGTCAGGAACATGGCTACCCTGAAGGACA TCACCATTCGGTTGAAGTCCATCAAGAATATCCAGAAAATCACCAAGTCCATGAAGATGGTGGCCGCTGCCAAGTATGCTCGTGCTGAGAGGAGCCTGAAACCTGCCAGAGTGTACGGCTCTGGTGCTCTGG CCCTGTACGAGAAGGCCGACATCAAAGCGCCGGAGGACAAGGCGGTCAAGCACTTGATCGTCGGTGTGACTTCTGACCGTGGGCTCTGTGGTGCCATCCACTCTGGTATAGCCAAGGCCATCAAGAACGAGATCAATATCCTGACCAGCGCTGGCAAGGAGGTCATGGTGGTCAATGTGGGAGACAAGCTGAGAGGCCTGCTGCACAG AACTCATGGGAAGCACATCATCTTCAACTGTAAGGAAGTCGGCCGTAAGCCCCCCAGCTTCGGCGATGCCTCCATTGTCGCCACCGAGCTGCTCAACTCTGGATATGAATTTGACCAGGGTGCTGTGTTCTTCAACAGATTCAG GTCTGTCATCTCCTACAAGACCGAACAGAAGcctttgttttccacagagacaGTTGCTAACGCAG AAAACCTGAGCATCTATGATGACATTGATGCTGACGTGCTGAGGAACTACCAGGAGTTCGCTCTGGTCAATGTCATCTACCTGGCCCTGAAGGAGGGCTCCACTGCTGAGCAGAGTGCCAGGATGACCGCTATGGACAGCGCCAGCAAGAACGCCT CTGAGATGATTGACAAGCTGACCCTCACCTTCAACCGTACCAGACAGGCTGTCATCACCAAGGAGCTCATTGAGAtcatctctggagctgctgctct GAACTGA
- the atp5f1c gene encoding ATP synthase F(1) complex subunit gamma, mitochondrial isoform X3, with translation MFARTSALVFSPQCGQVRNMATLKDITIRLKSIKNIQKITKSMKMVAAAKYARAERSLKPARVYGSGALALYEKADIKAPEDKAVKHLIVGVTSDRGLCGAIHSGIAKAIKNEINILTSAGKEVMVVNVGDKLRGLLHRTHGKHIIFNCKEVGRKPPSFGDASIVATELLNSGYEFDQGAVFFNRFRSVISYKTEQKPLFSTETVANAENLSIYDDIDADVLRNYQEFALVNVIYLALKEGSTAEQSARMTAMDSASKNASEMIDKLTLTFNRTRQAVITKELIEIISGAAAL, from the exons TGGGCAGGTCAGGAACATGGCTACCCTGAAGGACA TCACCATTCGGTTGAAGTCCATCAAGAATATCCAGAAAATCACCAAGTCCATGAAGATGGTGGCCGCTGCCAAGTATGCTCGTGCTGAGAGGAGCCTGAAACCTGCCAGAGTGTACGGCTCTGGTGCTCTGG CCCTGTACGAGAAGGCCGACATCAAAGCGCCGGAGGACAAGGCGGTCAAGCACTTGATCGTCGGTGTGACTTCTGACCGTGGGCTCTGTGGTGCCATCCACTCTGGTATAGCCAAGGCCATCAAGAACGAGATCAATATCCTGACCAGCGCTGGCAAGGAGGTCATGGTGGTCAATGTGGGAGACAAGCTGAGAGGCCTGCTGCACAG AACTCATGGGAAGCACATCATCTTCAACTGTAAGGAAGTCGGCCGTAAGCCCCCCAGCTTCGGCGATGCCTCCATTGTCGCCACCGAGCTGCTCAACTCTGGATATGAATTTGACCAGGGTGCTGTGTTCTTCAACAGATTCAG GTCTGTCATCTCCTACAAGACCGAACAGAAGcctttgttttccacagagacaGTTGCTAACGCAG AAAACCTGAGCATCTATGATGACATTGATGCTGACGTGCTGAGGAACTACCAGGAGTTCGCTCTGGTCAATGTCATCTACCTGGCCCTGAAGGAGGGCTCCACTGCTGAGCAGAGTGCCAGGATGACCGCTATGGACAGCGCCAGCAAGAACGCCT CTGAGATGATTGACAAGCTGACCCTCACCTTCAACCGTACCAGACAGGCTGTCATCACCAAGGAGCTCATTGAGAtcatctctggagctgctgctctgtaa